The nucleotide window CGAAGAACATTACTGGGTAaaaaactctgaaaaaaaaaatatataagtttcacAATTACCTTTCATGAGTTTTAACTTAACAAATACGAGTAAAATTTACAGTTCACTTTTCAGGTATCGGTATAGATTAagagtaatattaataaacataggCTTCAGTCAGTGCCAAGTAGAAAATATATAACTAGTGgtagtaaatttatattcataatataaaaaaaccggAATAATGTTAAATCTCTCAAAACTTACATTCCAGTTATGCAAATGAGTATCAATGAAGTTTCAATTTAAATCCCAAAATTCAGTTTAATCgttacaatttaattatgaataattttttttctcttcagtcaattaattggtttgatgcagctctccaagattccctatctagtgctagtcgtttcatttcggtataccccctacatcctacatccctaacaatttgttttacatattccaaaggttgcctgcctacataatttttgccttctaCCTGTCGCTCTAATATtacagcgactattccaggatgccttaatatttggcctataagtttgtctcttcttttagctatatttttccaaatgcttctttcttcatctatttgccgcaacacctcttcttttgttactttatccacccatctgatttttaactttctcctatagcaccacatttcaaaagcttctaatcttttcttctcagatactccgatcgtccaagtttcacttccatataaagcgacgctccaaacatataccttcaaaaatcttttctgacatttaaattaatttttgaaacaaattatatttctgactgaaggctcgttttgcctgtgctattcggcattttatatcattcctgcttcgttcatctttagtaattctacttcccaaataacaaaattcttctaccaccataatatattctcctcctatttttacactCAGTGGTCAATCCTGGTTATTTTTAcgatatttcattacttttgttttgttcttatttattttcatgcggtagttcttgcgtaggacttcatccatgccattcactatttcttctaaatcctttttactgtcacctagaattactatagcatcagcaaatcgtagcatcactATATTtgtaccttgtactgttactctgaatctaaattgttctttaacatcattaactgctagttctacgtaaagattaaaaagtaacggtgatagggaatatccttgtcggacttcctttcttattacggcttctttcttatgttcttcagttgttactgttgctgtttggttgctgtaaaggttagcaattgttcttctatctctgtatttgaaccctaatttttttttaatggtcaacattttattccagtctacgttatcgaatgcgttttctaggtctataaatgccaagtatgttgctttttttttctttaatcttccttctactattaatctgaggcataaaattgcttcccttgtacctatacatttcctgaaaccaaattgatcttctcctaacacttcttccactctcctctcaattcttctgtatagaattctagttaagattttttatgcaagactagttaaacttattgttctgtattcttcacgtttatctgctcctgctttctttggtatcatgacgataacccttttttttaaggctgacggaacttcccctttttcataaattttacccaccagtttatataatctatcaatcgcttcctaacctgcactacgcagtaattttacaggtattccgtcttaTCCAGGAGCCtgtctgccattcaaatcttttatgctctactaaattcagatctcagtattgtttctcatttcatcctcttcaaattctgttcttcctctgtaacaccatttaattctaattcatttccttcgtatacctcttcaatatattccacccacctatcgactttacctttcgtattataaatcggtgtaccatctttgtttaacacataatTGGATTTcaatttatgtactccaaaattttccttaactttcctgtatgctccgtctattttaccaatgttatgaataaaaaacatttttaagctaaattttgtATTATCAAGAGGCATTTTTAATATCTGTATCATATTGGAATTTTCTAAATCTGACGATTGATGCATTGGTGAAATACAGTGATGTGGTTAAGTTGAAAAATACcagctttttatttcatttgaaatcacTCAGATTAAGAACTTCGTAGGAattaggtatatttattttttgcaatcatttaccaatttattctaaattattgcaaataactctaaatataaattttgctaCTACTCTGCTCTTTTTAGCAAGCAAATGAATTGATTTTAGGCAATAAGTTTTAACTACACACACCTAAAAAATTTAAGTgcgggtaaaaaatatttttttttgacctCACTACTGCAATCGTTGAGATTACCTCTTGTGAATCACAATTCATTTCCGAAATACGGCAAAGATAttctaaaaataaccaaaaatttactccaaactaattataatatatgATGAATAAACAAGCGAATAAGGATATTAATTACAAACTGGTTTCCTATATACTGAGCTCAATATGTTGTTAAAAAGAACGCAGATCTCACTGAAATAGAGTAGATGACGTAATCTTAACAAgtgaaaacatttatattttcacaaaattagaGCCATAAAAGTgactggaaataaaaatttacatatcctCTACGGTAGAAACATAATCACTGTTTACATTGCCATGACTCAGCTGGGAAATGTGCACGCTTGAActtaaaatacgttttttttttacttacagtttcgTCAGTTGATCCCCATCCGGTAAGTACAGCAGTACTTTGATTTTGAGGTGTTTCGGAGGCAATTGTTATTTTCCgtatatacttagaaaatttcaaaGGGCTTGTAAGTTTAACAAGAGATAATGAGTGATTTGTTCCAGCAGTGAAATCAGGATGAAGCacaattttttctactttcaaaTCCTTACCCATCTCGCTTAGTTTTGTAGATCCAACACGTACGGTGATACTAGACGAAACAGTtctgaaagaaaaacaattctgATGTAAGaacgatttcaaatttttaaaatgccctgttctatacaaaataagaattttttcgaATGTTTTATTcagatgaaaaaaaggaaataatctcttttacttttcaaaaaataaattcatatttgttaagcaaatttaaattaagaaagtatatgagacaaaaaaaaaaattgaaactaaaaaagcattatttcatttttgaataacgcgtattattttatcagtaacatTAGTAAAATACACCAAACAGTTTcgactattatataattttccttttttttgaaaaagaaaaggttaaagaGGATACAAAAATTAGCACTTCAACAGTTTTTTCCACTCATAACGTAGGTtagctactaaaaaaaaacagaaaataaaatatattaataatattattttctatttggcaataaataatgcaaataaatccgcatccaatataatattttcattaaaatcggcTTTTATTAAGGCATTTTTTAACTCAAACAACTAGTTACTGGAATCGATATGTTGAGTACATGAAATGTGCTCAACATATCGAAaggtaaaagtaattaattatttaaggtaaaggtaaagtaattaattaaggtaaaaataattattggaagAAGAATGGATCAATAAAAACCGTATTGATTGTGAGCGTAATCGGTGATGAGAACTCCTACGTGAAATCTACAAATTTCCAGAAATATAATCTAAAAGCAAATTAGGTAAGGAGGAAACACACATTTggatttatgaaataattttaccctCATTACCCTGCATCAGAGCTAAGAACAACATAATCTCTGGACAAGCTGGAAAGttatcaaaaatcatttaattgcaGTAGATGAAAATTCATGAATTTTGGTGTTTGTAACGTACTtgcaattgttaaaaattcttcCTCAATTATTTCAGCCGTCATTAATTCACCAGTGGGGAAAAGGGAACAGAAATTATTCATTTGATTACCAAGAAAAAAGacgatatttaaatcgtttttcaggcatgaaattaaagaattaggaTTACATGAAAAAAGTCGTGAAAGgcttagaaataaagtaaaatataaaatataattttctacggAAAACCGCCTTAAGGAATGATTCAacttaatcattataattatattataatcattatgattaatgattaattaatctcttaagagattaaattaaatttgatttaacttTCATGCGTgaccgggttcgattcccggtcaggcatggcattttcacacacgctacaaatcattcatctcatcttagcaatacctaacagtgcttccggaggttaaaaaaaagaaagcaaaaaaattttaatttgattaaattctttctaattaaaatatcaaatcgtaatttttatcaacgtaaatttttttatagttttattaaaaaattaaattttctttgcgttacgacatatttttatgaaactatttccattaactttaaattacatatatataaatgttgttttaataaaacgtaaaaaaaaggatagcataataagaaaacaaataataaacagcaTATTAAACTATCCAGAATCTTTGGAATGTCTAAACATTcggaaaaaaatacgtaaatgaaAATAAGACGTTCTATGAAACGAAAAGATAATATTACAATTGTCTGTTTATGTATTCTCATCCAATGAGAACACAGTTGTATGATGAATCTCAGCCCAAGAATTTAGCTCTCTTATTCTAAacgcattatattttattataaaaataatcataacgtAATATTAGTtacctaatatttaatttttttttgtggatttgtaGAATTGGAAATCATGCAAATATTATCATGCTTACGTCTatgtctgtatttattattataaaactgtaaatatttttatccgtttaaaGATAAAGAGTACTTACGGTGGTATTGGTGATGTCAAAATCCACTTTTTATCTATTATGGCACCGGATTGCACAAAAGTATCGTAGAAGTAAATTGCCGCctaaaaaagagttttattatgAACCTGGTACATCTTAATTGACTATAATCTATCTAAAGGTGTTTAATTTGCATATCTACCatgtacacatttataaaattattcctaataactagatattatttgttttaactttaaaatatatccaaaattattttgttagcaattaaaaatgaggatttcttaaatatttatgtattctgGTTGTTTAATAACATCAGTGTACGACAAAGAAATCCATGTATTGTTTGCACGATAATGCTTGTTATAACATCCATGCGATGGCGATAAAGAACAAAGGTATTAGATAAAAGTcctcaataataaaataacaaataaataatttgcattcTCATTATGTTAATACATTTGAACTTAGCTGTTCAATGGatgaattttcttaatatatcaaaacacaatttttaaaaatctgaatatgtTTTCTCGCaatacaacaaatataaataatgacaAGAATACTcttatcaattattttacttacacagctatattttattatataaaataaagaaaacatgttTCTCAACAACACTTATAATATTTAGTGTTAATGACAGATATTTACAAGGccaaaaaagacatatttttaaaataaacgctACGGAATTAATTTCAATGATTACAACGGTGGtagaaaaaatgtacttttataatgtaaaagttaaaGTTATCAATTCCCCCACAATGAAAACCTGAAAATTTTCCCATCATCGTAGGGAAAAATAATTCAtgtgagataaaaaaatttagcacaaaaaattattattttaattatatatttcattgagTTATTCTGAACTTcagaaaaagtttatttcttttatgttacattttgatGCATCATCTTGTTAGTGTACAGCAttccttaaattaatttcttatttctgctgttaatttttattagtagatATAAGTACTCATAAATTACTTTATGTTCTTCATAAATTATAACTGGCAATTTTTCGATAtactcatataataaaaatttaagtagaaattCGCTTGGATGAATTATAAACATGTTCTTTGCTTTAATAAcgactaaacaataaaaattaaggaaaaatcatgatttttatatttctgatagAATAaccttaaaatacaaataaaaatgaattgaaatgaaatgaaacaattgaattaaatgtttttttttttttttttttttttacagtttcattattctattttgaTGTTCTTAGcacatatacatttttctttcacaatttttttaaatattttttgatataatcatatctttattttgttattaaatccaAATCCACCATACTAACATAAATACCAGTAACTGATTATTTGTTGAGAGAAAATTAAACAACCTAGCAttcaatataaaatcattatttttttaaattatgggtCAAATAGCTATTACGTGAAAATACGACTAATATTTCCAAATCTTACGGTTAAAAACATCCCAACATTTGAAAAGTTGATTAAAATAGATGAGATATTAATAAGTtaccgttttaaaattattgttagcgTTTTGTACGAGCGTATGTTTAAACAAAGAAGAGTAgtcgaataattttattttcctttcgttttattttttttttaattatggtaatcCCTTAAACACGCAATATATGATtgacaaaagaaaaatgattccaattattaatattagattatggagcaataatttttatttataaaataatcatgtaTAAATTATCAtgactgacgcctggcgtcaagaatgggccacaaagcagaataaccgaattccatgtattactcaaaggcagccgggttttgacttgccacgtaagacatggtcaacgctaaacaaaatacgaactcagcatggtagatgcccctatttcctgtataaatggagTAAAACGCCGActcccctttgtgagtgtggtgaaaatcaaaatgttaaacacatcacagaaatttgccctaggacagcttaggaagggaatcctgaagatttcctgatggcgactccagaatcagtagcctatattaatttgttaaatctttgtttgtaagtTTAGATTGTAATTGGTGTTGTATTTTGGTGccatacgttaaataaataaatatcatgtgcagagaaatatatataatattgtccGGTAACTAAATCACACTTCTAACATACCTGATATGGGTgctttttaataacagtttcagTTCCATTAATTATCCCGAATGAGCCATAATTCATTAAATCTGGATCAGTATTTTGGAAAGAAAAGAAGGGAATTCCATGTGCTGCAGCTGAAAATAATAACCAAAGAGGTttgattaaaaattctatttacttaagaatttaaatatacaatattcaaCGAAATGCTTCtgttacctttttatttaaactgtaacCATTTCGTAGTATGACAATATCAAACACTATTAATGGCTTATTGGAATACTCAGATTTCTATAGTAGTCTTGGTGCATATAGagttcctttttaatttataattatttaaatatatacattattttcatttatgcataaatattttatgtttacataatagtattatatttataaggtaACTTATTCAAAGTATTGACCGGCAACGAATGAAAATCTATCGCCAGCGTAGGTGACCATAAAAGATATGAATAACTATTTCCTCATTGGAttatcctacaaaaaaaaatcgttatactaaaaatataaatgaaaagaatgttaatttagtctatataaaataaattataactataacaATGTTCACAAATTTACATTCTGTCACAACATACCTAATGATATGAATGAAATTCCTAGAACTGTAGTCGCAAACATGTTTCATTCATGTGCTAAATTCACTTTACTCTCTTTTATTTATAGGGTTATCAGTTATCAGTAACTACCATACTTGAATCTGAATGTCGTCATATTGCCACctgatataagaaataaaaagcacttaaaaaaatgaaaatgtgttaaCTATAAAAACGAATCGTTGCTATtggaaaatgaataaattcatgTATTTTCATTCGTTTATCGTTTTGCACaagaatcagtttttaaaaacagatatacTGATAAATCGGTAACCTATAAAGAATCAATAAAGAGGTTACACTATACCATTTaatatatgttggtttgtttttctcaTGCAATTTTTACACGTAATTGTTTATGATATCAttataaacaatagttttttaatttctagatatttaacaattacttcgttattatttaatttgtttattgtttttttaaattaagtaagtaaaatgtatgttatgtttaaaatttttgtaaaatatataaaaaatgaaaaaagaagctattacatttgcaaaatattcaattcaatttataattttataaataaaaaaaaaaaaaaatctttaatgagaGTATAAATTACtcacttttattgtaaaaattaattatgttgtatAATTGATACTTCTCATAGGTATACATTGTGTAATCTTTCAAAAACCCCCATTATTGTCTTCTTGAATGTTGCTTTTATTCTACAGTCTGTTATTGCCGTTTAAAAAGCATCTAATCATAcgaaatttttacgatgaaacTGTCCACggattcagtttttatttactttcgcTACCTATTTTGTCTTTCACCATTTCTTTATTCGCTTTATATTTACCCAATAATAGATTCATTTATTCAGATTTAATAACATtccattactttaaaaatagaatacaaattaaaatactgaactaaaaattaattattattgctactCTCTAAGTGAACGTAACCgataaa belongs to Lycorma delicatula isolate Av1 chromosome 1, ASM4794821v1, whole genome shotgun sequence and includes:
- the LOC142321799 gene encoding trypsin-7-like, producing MFATTVLGISFISLAAAHGIPFFSFQNTDPDLMNYGSFGIINGTETVIKKHPYQAAIYFYDTFVQSGAIIDKKWILTSPIPPTVSSSITVRVGSTKLSEMGKDLKVEKIVLHPDFTAGTNHSLSLVKLTSPLKFSKYIRKITIASETPQNQSTAVLTGWGSTDETSFLPSNVLREDNLSILDKETCKSAYIASLISQTTFCGFNSNGVYPYLSDEGDPLVQKKKLVGIFIRFTGYSTVCIDANYCPAVFSDVAKLESWIKLVIQNE